The genomic window GGGTCACCTCCTCGGTCACCGGCGGCGCCATGCGGCTGGTCCAGGACCTGATCGGGCCGGCCAAGGCCCGGGAGCTGCTCTTCACTGCCGAATACATCGACGGCCGCGAGGCCGAACGCATCGGGCTGGTGAACCGCGCCGTTCCTGCGGAGGAGTTGATGGCCGCCGCGCGCCAGCTGGCCGCCAAGATCTGCACCAATTCCTCTTTTTCCATGAAAATGATCAAGAAGGGGCTTCTCATGGCCCAGGACGGCGTCAGTCTCGAGGCCCTGATGGACTTCGAGGTGGAGGCCTGCCTGGCGTGCGTCTCCACCAAGGAGCGCCAGGCATCACTAGCGGCCTTTGCGGAGCGCAAAAAATGACAGTTCCGCAGAAAGGCCAATTTCTGCGTTGCGCTGCATCTCGAAGTCGCTGCGGCGTACAGTAGTACGCCTCACTCCTCGAGATTTGCGCGCCTTGAACTTGACCTTTCTGCGAAACTGTCTGGCTTTTGACTGTTTACCGCGTCATCAAAAAACGACAGTTCACCAAAATGGCCAATTTCTGCGTTGCGCTGCATCTCGAAGTCGCTGCGGCCTACAGTAGTGCGCCTCACGCCGCTGAGATTTGCGCGCCGCAACTTGACATTTCTGCGAAACTGTCTGGGTTTTGATTTGCCGGTTCATCAAAAAATATTGGCCCGCCGGCCATGGTCAGGACCGGGCGTGCGCCCCGATGACATTCACCCCCAAATCCCTGCAGGAAGGACGACATGACGCTTGAACCCATTCTCAACGCCGACTCGGTCGCCATCATCGGCGCGTCGCGCAATGAAACCAAAAGAGGCTACCAGGCCATTCGCACCCTGCTCGACGAGAAGTTCGAAGGTTCGATTTATCCCGTCAACCCCAAAGAGTCCTCGGTCCTCGGGCTGCATTGCTACGCCAAGGTCACCGACATTGAGGGCCCGGTGGACATCGCCCTGGTCACCACCCCGGGGCGCTCCATCCCCGCCGTGCTGGAGGAATGCGGCCAAAAGGGGGTCAAGGGCGCGGTCATCATCGCCGGCGGGTTCGGCGAAAGCGGCGAGGCCGGCCGCAAGCTGGAGGCGGCGATGATGGCCGTCGCGCGCCAGTACGGCATCCGCCTGATCGGGCCGAACACCTCGGGGATGCTCAACCTCAAGAAAAACCTCAATCTGGTGGGGCTGCGGGAGGCCCCCAAGGGCGACATCGCGCTGCTCGCCCAGTCCGGCAACATGGCCCTGACGCTCATCACGGAGGCCAAAATCAAGAGCCTGCGGGGGTTTTCCTACTACGTGGGGGTGGGCAACGAGGCGGACATCAAGTTTCACGAGTACCTCGAGTTTTTTCGGCAGGACCCCGACACCAAGGCCATCCTGATGTACGTCGAGGGGATGCGCGACGGCCGCCGGTTTCTCCAACAGGCCTACAAAACCACCCAGGAAAAGCCCATCGTGCTGCTCAAGAGCGGGCGCTCGAGCACCGGCAAGCTCTCGGCCGGGTCCCACACCGGTGCGCTGGCGGGCATCTCCGAGGTGGCCAAAACGGCCTTCGGCCGCGCCGGCATCATTGTGATCGAAAATTCCGACGAGCTTTTCCCGGCCGTCGAGTCCCTCTCCAGTCTGCCGCCCCTGAAAAACAACCACGTGGCGATCCTGGCCGACGGCGGCGGGCATGCCACCATCGCCGCCGACCTGCTCTCGGACATGGGTATCGGGATTCCCAAACTCACCGAAAAAACCCAGGAGCGGCTGAGAGCCATCCTGCCGGCGGCCGCCTCCCTGCGCAACCCGGTGGACGTGGCCGGCGGCACCGACGCCGACCCGACCATCTTCGCCGACTGCGCCGAGGTGCTGCTAAAAGACCCCAATATCGGCGGGCTGCTGATCGTCGGGCTGTTTGGCGGCTACGGCATCCGCTTTGCCGCGTCGCTG from Desulfobacteraceae bacterium includes these protein-coding regions:
- a CDS encoding CoA-binding protein is translated as MTLEPILNADSVAIIGASRNETKRGYQAIRTLLDEKFEGSIYPVNPKESSVLGLHCYAKVTDIEGPVDIALVTTPGRSIPAVLEECGQKGVKGAVIIAGGFGESGEAGRKLEAAMMAVARQYGIRLIGPNTSGMLNLKKNLNLVGLREAPKGDIALLAQSGNMALTLITEAKIKSLRGFSYYVGVGNEADIKFHEYLEFFRQDPDTKAILMYVEGMRDGRRFLQQAYKTTQEKPIVLLKSGRSSTGKLSAGSHTGALAGISEVAKTAFGRAGIIVIENSDELFPAVESLSSLPPLKNNHVAILADGGGHATIAADLLSDMGIGIPKLTEKTQERLRAILPAAASLRNPVDVAGGTDADPTIFADCAEVLLKDPNIGGLLIVGLFGGYGIRFAASLSLKEEDAAHRMGKMVAKGKKPIVLHSLYSSEKPHSLHLLRYYGIPVYDSLDVACKCVGVLAQYGNYLKSYHAKSNFVLNWGAKAKAEGSRLIAAARAEKRTYLLEPEAKALLRLHDVPVPAEGLARSAEEAVELAAGFGGKAVLKIVSPDILHKSDAGGVRVNLEGP